Proteins encoded together in one Shewanella acanthi window:
- a CDS encoding efflux RND transporter permease subunit, translating into MKHATDKHSNLGLSGRIAAAFQHSAITPLLALLGLLMGLFAIMVTPKEEEPQIDVTFADVFIPFPGATPTEVENLVTLPAEQVISEIKSIDTLYSFSQPDGAMIIVIFKVGVTRNDAIVSLYNQIYSNMDKLPRGAGVGEPLIKPRGIDDVPIVSLTLWSKDREVSAEQLTHVALGLETEIKRISGTREIYSVGKHDMVANVRIDPAKMNSFHLTYDKLRQSLNDNNNISMPASLVQGNQEIKVQSGQFLQSIDDVKNLVVSVSQDAKGKPTPVYLADVADISLKSDIPSQSVWHADKTDIYPAVTIAIGKQPGQNAVDIADAVMTRVAQVNNVLIPDNVEVTISRNYGETAGDKANTLILKLIFATTAVVVLVFLTMGARESLVVGIAIIITLAITLFASWAWGFTLNRISLFALIFSIGILVDDAIVVVENIHRHMALGNKSFSELIPIAVDEVGGPTILATATVMAALLPMAFVSGLMGPYMSPIPINASMGMMISLIVAFMVTPWLSRKFLKHHDSSTNASADATQAHSSDATETKMVKLFTRLISPFLIGKGARKARIGLAAGVFVLIGIAVALPIGQLVVLKMLPFDNKSEFQVMVDLPEGTPVEQTQRVLQDLSRYLTTVPEVEHVQMYAGTNAPMNFNGLVRHYFLRSSQELGDIQVNLVDKKHRKRNSHSIALSVREDLQHIGAQYQANIKVVEVPPGPPVWSPILAEVYGPSPAIREQAAYELQALFRETKDVVDVDIYLPAAQQKWQVMIDRTKASLMAVPYSNIVDLIATSIGGKDVSYLHLAQQKQPVPIRLQLKEGAKVDLEQVLNMKLQSQTGQSVPVSELVTIKRGHIDAPIIHKNMIPMVMVVADMAGPLDSPLYGMFEMASEINSPNGLGFDQHYIHQPNGLDSVAVLWDGEWKITYETFRDMGIAYAVGMIAIYLLVVAQFRSYLVPLIIMAPIPLTVIGVMPGHALLGAQFTATSMIGMIALAGIIVRNSILLVDFINQETASGVPFERAVIHSGAVRAKPIMLTALAAMIGAMFILDDPIFNGLAISLIFGIFISTLLTLVVIPVLYYAAMKNRIHLNQTPN; encoded by the coding sequence ATGAAACACGCTACAGATAAACATAGCAACTTAGGCCTATCGGGGCGCATTGCCGCGGCTTTCCAACACAGTGCTATCACCCCGTTACTCGCCCTTCTCGGGTTGTTGATGGGACTATTTGCCATTATGGTAACCCCAAAGGAAGAAGAGCCGCAGATTGATGTGACCTTTGCCGATGTCTTTATTCCTTTTCCAGGGGCAACACCGACCGAGGTAGAAAACCTCGTGACCCTACCCGCGGAGCAGGTGATCTCCGAAATTAAGAGCATAGATACGCTTTACTCCTTTTCGCAGCCCGATGGGGCGATGATTATTGTCATCTTTAAGGTAGGCGTAACTCGCAATGACGCGATTGTAAGCCTCTACAACCAGATTTATTCCAACATGGATAAACTGCCACGGGGCGCGGGGGTTGGTGAGCCTTTGATCAAACCCCGCGGTATCGATGATGTGCCCATCGTGAGCTTAACTCTGTGGTCGAAGGACAGAGAGGTTTCCGCCGAGCAACTGACCCACGTTGCCCTTGGTTTAGAAACCGAGATTAAGCGTATTTCGGGTACCCGTGAGATCTACAGCGTTGGCAAACACGATATGGTTGCCAATGTGCGAATCGATCCCGCCAAGATGAACAGTTTTCATCTTACCTACGACAAACTCAGACAAAGCTTAAATGACAACAACAATATCTCGATGCCTGCATCTTTGGTGCAGGGTAATCAGGAAATTAAGGTTCAGTCTGGACAATTTTTACAATCCATTGATGATGTCAAAAATCTGGTTGTCAGCGTAAGCCAAGATGCCAAGGGTAAGCCAACACCAGTGTATCTTGCCGATGTGGCGGACATCAGCTTAAAGAGCGATATTCCAAGCCAAAGCGTTTGGCACGCCGATAAAACCGATATTTATCCAGCGGTAACGATTGCCATTGGTAAACAACCTGGGCAAAACGCCGTCGATATCGCCGATGCGGTGATGACACGCGTCGCACAGGTTAACAATGTCCTTATCCCAGACAATGTCGAAGTAACCATTTCACGTAACTACGGTGAAACCGCAGGCGATAAAGCTAACACCCTTATTCTTAAGCTGATTTTTGCGACCACTGCCGTCGTAGTGCTGGTGTTTTTAACCATGGGTGCTCGAGAGTCTCTGGTGGTGGGTATTGCCATTATCATTACGCTGGCCATTACCCTATTTGCCTCCTGGGCATGGGGATTTACCCTTAACCGTATCTCCCTGTTTGCCTTAATCTTCTCCATCGGTATCTTAGTTGATGATGCCATTGTGGTGGTCGAGAATATCCATCGGCATATGGCGCTTGGCAATAAATCCTTCAGCGAGCTTATCCCGATTGCCGTGGATGAAGTCGGCGGCCCCACCATTCTAGCGACGGCAACGGTGATGGCAGCGCTGCTACCCATGGCATTCGTGTCGGGGTTAATGGGGCCTTATATGAGTCCAATCCCAATCAACGCCAGTATGGGGATGATGATTTCCCTCATTGTAGCCTTTATGGTGACGCCATGGCTCAGTCGTAAGTTCCTTAAACATCACGATTCCAGTACTAATGCGAGCGCCGATGCAACCCAAGCTCATAGCAGTGATGCAACAGAAACCAAAATGGTGAAACTCTTCACCCGTCTTATCAGCCCATTTCTTATTGGCAAAGGCGCACGTAAGGCACGTATTGGCTTAGCGGCGGGTGTATTTGTACTTATCGGTATCGCCGTTGCCCTGCCTATTGGGCAACTGGTAGTGCTCAAAATGCTGCCCTTTGATAATAAGTCAGAGTTTCAGGTGATGGTTGACCTACCTGAAGGCACGCCTGTGGAGCAAACCCAGCGCGTACTTCAAGATTTAAGTCGCTACCTTACGACTGTGCCTGAAGTTGAGCACGTGCAAATGTACGCCGGTACCAATGCACCAATGAATTTTAATGGCTTAGTTCGCCATTACTTCCTACGTAGTAGTCAGGAACTGGGTGATATTCAAGTCAATCTCGTCGATAAGAAGCACCGTAAACGCAACAGTCACAGCATCGCCCTGTCGGTGCGTGAGGATTTGCAGCACATTGGCGCCCAATATCAGGCCAATATTAAGGTGGTCGAAGTGCCGCCCGGCCCACCAGTTTGGTCACCCATCTTAGCTGAGGTCTATGGCCCAAGCCCGGCGATTCGCGAGCAGGCTGCCTACGAATTACAAGCCCTTTTCCGTGAAACAAAAGATGTGGTCGATGTCGATATTTACCTCCCCGCTGCACAACAAAAATGGCAGGTGATGATTGACCGTACCAAAGCCAGCCTAATGGCCGTGCCCTATAGCAATATTGTCGATTTGATTGCCACTTCGATTGGCGGCAAAGACGTGAGTTACTTACACCTTGCCCAGCAAAAACAGCCTGTGCCTATTCGTCTGCAACTTAAAGAAGGCGCAAAGGTTGATTTAGAGCAAGTGCTGAATATGAAGCTGCAAAGCCAAACGGGTCAGTCGGTGCCGGTCTCTGAGTTAGTTACCATCAAACGTGGCCATATCGACGCCCCTATTATCCATAAGAATATGATCCCTATGGTGATGGTAGTGGCCGATATGGCGGGGCCGCTCGACAGCCCACTTTACGGCATGTTCGAGATGGCAAGCGAAATCAACAGTCCAAATGGCTTAGGGTTTGATCAACATTATATCCACCAGCCAAATGGCTTGGACTCAGTTGCCGTGCTGTGGGATGGTGAGTGGAAAATAACCTACGAAACTTTTAGGGACATGGGGATTGCTTACGCTGTGGGTATGATTGCGATTTATCTGCTGGTTGTAGCGCAGTTTAGATCCTATTTAGTGCCGCTTATCATCATGGCACCTATCCCACTAACGGTCATTGGCGTGATGCCGGGTCATGCGCTGCTAGGCGCACAATTTACCGCGACATCGATGATCGGCATGATTGCGCTTGCAGGGATTATTGTCCGTAACTCGATACTTCTAGTGGATTTTATCAATCAGGAAACCGCCTCCGGCGTGCCCTTTGAGCGCGCAGTTATCCACTCGGGTGCGGTGCGGGCGAAACCCATTATGCTCACCGCATTGGCGGCCATGATTGGGGCAATGTTCATTCTCGA